A window of Piliocolobus tephrosceles isolate RC106 chromosome 13, ASM277652v3, whole genome shotgun sequence contains these coding sequences:
- the PTGDR2 gene encoding prostaglandin D2 receptor 2 isoform X1, giving the protein MLLPLPPLSACCLSYSCCQEPTASGAGILCSFCAQNPTMSANATLKPLCPILEEMSRLRSHSNTSIRYIDHAAVLLHGLASLLGLVENGVILFVVGCRMRQTVVTTWVLHLALSDLLASASLPFFTYFLAVGHSWELGTTFCKLHSSIFFLNMFASGFLLSAISLDRCLQVVRPVWAQNHRTVAAAHKVCLVLWALAVLNTVPYFVFRDTISRLDGRIMCYYNVLLLNPGPDRDATCNSRQAALAVSKFLLAFLVPLAIIASSHAAVSLRLQHRGRRRPGRFVRLVAAIVTAFALCWGPYHVFSLLEARAHANPGLRPLVWRGLPFVTSLAFFNSVANPVLYVLTCPDMLRKLRRSLRTVLESVLVDDSELGGAGSSRRRRRSPSTARSASSLALNSRPEEPRGPARLLGWLLGGCAASPQRGPLNRALSSTSS; this is encoded by the exons ATGCT cctccctctCCCGCCTCTGTCTGCCTGCTGCCTCTCGTATAGCTGCTGTCAGGAGCCGACTGCCTCTGGGGCTGGAATCCTGTGCTCCTTCTGTGCCCAG AACCCCACGATGTCCGCCAACGCCACGCTGAAGCCGCTCTGCCCCATCCTAGAGGAGATGAGCCGTCTCCGGAGCCACAGCAACACCAGCATCCGCTACATCGACCACGCGGCCGTGCTGCTGCACGGGCTGGCCTCGCTGCTGGGCCTGGTGGAGAATGGTGTCATCCTCTTCGTGGTGGGCTGCCGCATGCGCCAGACCGTGGTCACCACCTGGGTGCTGCACCTGGCACTGTCTGACCTGTTGGCCTCTGCTTCCCTGCCCTTCTTCACCTACTTCTTGGCCGTGGGCCACTCGTGGGAGCTGGGCACCACCTTCTGCAAACTGCATTCCTCCATCTTCTTTCTCAACATGTTCGCCAGCGGCTTCCTGCTCAGCGCCATCAGCCTGGACCGCTGCCTGCAGGTGGTGCGGCCGGTGTGGGCGCAGAACCACCGCACCGTGGCCGCAGCGCACAAAGTCTGCCTGGTGCTCTGGGCGCTAGCGGTGCTCAACACGGTGCCCTATTTTGTGTTCCGGGACACCATCTCACGGCTGGACGGGCGCATCATGTGCTACTACAACGTGCTGCTCCTGAACCCGGGGCCTGACCGCGACGCCACGTGCAACTCGCGCCAGGCGGCCCTGGCAGTCAGCAAGTTCCTGCTGGCCTTCCTGGTGCCGCTGGCGATCATCGCCTCGAGCCACGCGGCCGTGAGCCTGCGGCTGCAGCACCGCGGACGCCGGCGGCCCGGCCGCTTTGTGCGCCTGGTGGCAGCCATCGTGACGGCCTTCGCTCTCTGCTGGGGGCCCTACCACGTGTTCAGCCTGCTGGAGGCGCGGGCGCACGCCAACCCCGGGCTGCGGCCGCTTGTGTGGCGCGGGCTGCCCTTCGTCACCAGCCTGGCCTTCTTCAACAGCGTGGCCAACCCGGTGCTCTACGTGCTCACCTGCCCCGACATGCTGCGCAAGCTGCGGCGCTCGCTGCGCACGGTGCTGGAGAGCGTGCTGGTGGACGACAGCGAGCTGGGTGGCGCGGGaagcagccgccgccgccgccgcagccccTCCACCGCCCGCTCGGCCTCCTCCTTAGCTCTCAACAGCCGCCCCGAGGAACCGCGGGGCCCTGCGCGCCTCCTCGGCTGGCTGCTGGGCGGCTGCGCAGCGTCCCCGCAGAGGGGCCCCCTGAACCGGGCGCTGAGCAGCACCTCGAGTTAG
- the PTGDR2 gene encoding prostaglandin D2 receptor 2 isoform X2, whose product MSANATLKPLCPILEEMSRLRSHSNTSIRYIDHAAVLLHGLASLLGLVENGVILFVVGCRMRQTVVTTWVLHLALSDLLASASLPFFTYFLAVGHSWELGTTFCKLHSSIFFLNMFASGFLLSAISLDRCLQVVRPVWAQNHRTVAAAHKVCLVLWALAVLNTVPYFVFRDTISRLDGRIMCYYNVLLLNPGPDRDATCNSRQAALAVSKFLLAFLVPLAIIASSHAAVSLRLQHRGRRRPGRFVRLVAAIVTAFALCWGPYHVFSLLEARAHANPGLRPLVWRGLPFVTSLAFFNSVANPVLYVLTCPDMLRKLRRSLRTVLESVLVDDSELGGAGSSRRRRRSPSTARSASSLALNSRPEEPRGPARLLGWLLGGCAASPQRGPLNRALSSTSS is encoded by the coding sequence ATGTCCGCCAACGCCACGCTGAAGCCGCTCTGCCCCATCCTAGAGGAGATGAGCCGTCTCCGGAGCCACAGCAACACCAGCATCCGCTACATCGACCACGCGGCCGTGCTGCTGCACGGGCTGGCCTCGCTGCTGGGCCTGGTGGAGAATGGTGTCATCCTCTTCGTGGTGGGCTGCCGCATGCGCCAGACCGTGGTCACCACCTGGGTGCTGCACCTGGCACTGTCTGACCTGTTGGCCTCTGCTTCCCTGCCCTTCTTCACCTACTTCTTGGCCGTGGGCCACTCGTGGGAGCTGGGCACCACCTTCTGCAAACTGCATTCCTCCATCTTCTTTCTCAACATGTTCGCCAGCGGCTTCCTGCTCAGCGCCATCAGCCTGGACCGCTGCCTGCAGGTGGTGCGGCCGGTGTGGGCGCAGAACCACCGCACCGTGGCCGCAGCGCACAAAGTCTGCCTGGTGCTCTGGGCGCTAGCGGTGCTCAACACGGTGCCCTATTTTGTGTTCCGGGACACCATCTCACGGCTGGACGGGCGCATCATGTGCTACTACAACGTGCTGCTCCTGAACCCGGGGCCTGACCGCGACGCCACGTGCAACTCGCGCCAGGCGGCCCTGGCAGTCAGCAAGTTCCTGCTGGCCTTCCTGGTGCCGCTGGCGATCATCGCCTCGAGCCACGCGGCCGTGAGCCTGCGGCTGCAGCACCGCGGACGCCGGCGGCCCGGCCGCTTTGTGCGCCTGGTGGCAGCCATCGTGACGGCCTTCGCTCTCTGCTGGGGGCCCTACCACGTGTTCAGCCTGCTGGAGGCGCGGGCGCACGCCAACCCCGGGCTGCGGCCGCTTGTGTGGCGCGGGCTGCCCTTCGTCACCAGCCTGGCCTTCTTCAACAGCGTGGCCAACCCGGTGCTCTACGTGCTCACCTGCCCCGACATGCTGCGCAAGCTGCGGCGCTCGCTGCGCACGGTGCTGGAGAGCGTGCTGGTGGACGACAGCGAGCTGGGTGGCGCGGGaagcagccgccgccgccgccgcagccccTCCACCGCCCGCTCGGCCTCCTCCTTAGCTCTCAACAGCCGCCCCGAGGAACCGCGGGGCCCTGCGCGCCTCCTCGGCTGGCTGCTGGGCGGCTGCGCAGCGTCCCCGCAGAGGGGCCCCCTGAACCGGGCGCTGAGCAGCACCTCGAGTTAG
- the CCDC86 gene encoding coiled-coil domain-containing protein 86: MDTPLRRSRRLGGLRPESPESLTSVSRVRRALVELQPNPEETREPGSPPSVQQAGLGSPERPPETSPGSPRLQQGAGLESSQVQPEPGPGSPQRQQDLHLESPQRQPESRPESPRCQPKPSEEASKCSQDQGVLASELAQSKEELTPGAPQHQLPPGPGSPEPYPGQQAPGPEPSQPLLELTPKAPGSPRGQHEPSKPPPAGETVTGGFGAKKRKGSSSQAPAPKKLNKEELPVIPKGKPKSGRVWKDRSKKRFSQMLQDKPLRTSWQRKMKERQERKLAKDFARHLEEEKERRRREKKQRRAENLKRRLENERKAEIVQVIRNPAKLKRAKKQQLRSIEKRDTLALLQKQPPQRPVAKF, encoded by the exons ATGGATACACCGCTAAGGCGCAGCCGACGGCTGGGAGGCCTAAGGCCCGAATCCCCCGAGAGCCTCACCTCAGTTTCGCGGGTGAGACGGGCCCTTGTGGAGTTGCAGCCGAACCCAGAAGAAACGAGGGAGCCCGGGTCTCCTCCTAGTGTGCAGCAAGCTGGCCTGGGGTCCCCGGAAAGACCGCCGGAGACAAGCCCAGGATCACCCCGTCTGCAGCAGGGTGCAGGCTTGGAGTCCTCCCAAGTGCAGCcagagccaggcccagggtccccccAGCGTCAGCAAGACCTACACCTGGAGTCGCCTCAAAGACAGCCGGAGTCCCGTCCTGAATCCCCACGATGTCAGCCGAAGCCAAGTGAGGAGGCATCAAAGTGTTCTCAGGACCAGGGAGTACTGGCCTCGGAGTTGGCCCAGAGTAAGGAGGAGCTGACCCCAGGGGCCCCCCAGCATCAGCTACCGCCGGGCCCAGGATCACCAGAGCCTTACCCCGGTCAGCAAGCTCCCGGTCCGGAGCCCTCTCAGCCACTACTGGAGCTGACACCCAAGGCACCTGGCTCCCCGCGGGGTCAGCATGAGCCGAGCAAGCCACCTCCAGCTGGGGAGACGGTGACAGGCGGCTTCGGGGCAAAGAAGCGAAAAGGTTCTTCATCCCAGGCCCCAGCGCCCAAGAAGTTGAACAAAGAGGAGCTTCCTGTAATCCCGAAGGGGAAGCCCAAATCGGGGCGAGTTTGGAAGGACCGCTCCAAGAAAAG ATTCTCCCAGATGCTTCAGGACAAGCCCCTGCGCACATCGTGGCAGCGGAAGATGAAGGAACGGCAGGAGAGGAAGCTGGCCAAGGACTTTGCCCGTCacctggaggaggagaaggagaggcgCCGCCGG GAGAAGAAACAGCGCCGGGCCGAGAACCTGAAACGCCGCCTGGAGAATGAGCGGAAGGCAGAAATCGTCCAAGTG ATCCGAAACCCCGCCAAGCTCAAGCGGGCAAAGAAGCAGCAGCTGCGCTCCATTGAGAAGCGGGACACCCTGGCCCTGCTGCAGAAGCAGCCGCCCCAGCGGCCGGTAGCCAAGTTCTGA